The following are encoded together in the Macrobrachium rosenbergii isolate ZJJX-2024 chromosome 21, ASM4041242v1, whole genome shotgun sequence genome:
- the LOC136849540 gene encoding uncharacterized protein produces the protein MSARSQQSEDLRFFMSSRKELGLSRKELKDWVQERMDAIKVEREAEREAARLEKEPEREVARLEREALEKREEAEKVENEKKRAHELQMLQIIVPAPALVPVPEHAPDLHSRDPNKDPLSSPGLALLPVPVRETDPAEHSGSSPKGAASHPVPEPVIPTWEPLTHALPPGPLPLSQSQFSTDIAVSNDSAVFQMANELKELRRIVIELAKKAPASAVEEADTGGTPIPSPGSVPQIPRPRQTIQVGRVRGENTTGVDNSR, from the exons ATGTCGGCaagatctcagcagagcgaggatttaaGGTTCTTCATGTCCTCCAGGAAGGAACTTGGCCTCTCCAGGAAAGAACtaaaagactgggtacaggagaggatggacgcgataaaggtagaaagagaggcagaaagggagGCAGCGAGATTAGAAAAAGAGCCAGAAAGGGAGGTGGCAAGATTAGAAAGGGAGGCCctagagaaaagagaggaggcagaaaaagtagaaaatgagaagaagcgtgcccatgaactccaGATGCTG caaataatagtgcctgcccctgccttagtgccagtgccagagcacgcccccgatctccattcaagagaccCCAAtaaggaccccctctcttctcctggcttggctctgctaccagtgccagtaaggGAGACAGATCCTGCCGaacacagcggaagctcacctaaaggtgcggcctcgcatcCCGTGCCTGAGCCAGTAATTCCTACCTGGGAGCCCCTCACGCACGCCCTCCCCCCCGGACCGCTTCCTCTGTCTCAGTCTCAGTTCTCTACAGACATAGCAGTGAGTAATGATTCTGCCGTGTTtcaaatggccaatgaactcaaggaactgcgacggatcgtgatagagcttgcaaagaaggcgCCTGCGTCAGCCGTCgaggaagccgacacaggtggcactccaataccCTCCCCGGGCTCAGTTCCACAAATCCCCCGGCCAAGACAAACCATCCAAGTTGGAAGGGTCCGAGGGGAAAATACCACGGGCgttgataattccaggtag